ATGGTGAACAAGTAGAAGAACCTGATCATTGGCTACGTAATGGCAATGTCTGGGAAATTGAACGTCTTGAGTACAAACAGCGTATTAAATTTGGTGGTCGTACCGAGCGCCATATTGATGACAAGGGCAAGATTCGGGTTAGTTGGGTCGATACTCACGACATAATCGCCGTACCTTTTGATACGCCAATTCCCGGCTACCAAAATGGTACAGTAAATACTTTGCGCTTATGGAAAGCGACAGCAACCGAAGAATTTGATTTACAAGAGTTTAATGCCGGTGATTATGCAGAATCAGTCGCTGCGCAAAATACCGCTGAAAATATTACCATGGTGCTGTATCCAAACGATGCCAATGAAAATGGTAAAGCACTGCGTCTACGCCAACAATATTTACTGGCTTCAGCCAGTTTGCAAGATATCCTTGAACTTTGGTCCGGTCGACATCACAATGATTTTTCCAAGTTTGCCGAAAAAAACTGTTTTCAATTAAACGATACCCATCCAAGTATAGCCGTAGCAGAACTGATGCGCCTGTTGATTGATAATCATGGCTTGGCATGGAATGAAGCTTGGGCAATTACCCGTAAGACCATGGCTTATACCAACCATACACTGTTACCAGAAGCATTGGAACGCTGGTCCGTCAATCTTTTTAAACAATTATTACCACGCTTAATGGAGATAATTTTTGAAATTAACGCCCATTTTCTGGTAGAAGTATCTGCGCGTTGGCCGGGTGATAAAGATCGGGTAACTCGCATGTCGCTAATTGAAGAAGGCGGTGATCAACACGTTAGAATTGCTTATTTAGCGATAGTGGGTAGCTATTCCGTAAATGGTGTTGCCGAATTACATTCAAAATTACTACAACAAGGCTTGTTTCATGATTTCTATGAGCTATGGCCGGAAAAATTTAATAATAAAACTAATGGCGTTACGCCACGCCGTTGGCTGGCTTCGTGTAATCCGGAACTGGCTGAATTAATTACAGAAACCATTAGTGATGCCTGGCTAACTGATTTATCGTTATTAAAAAAACTGGAGCTATACATTAACGATCAGGCGTTTTGCAAACGTTGGCATGAAGTTCAGCAAGCGGCCAAACAAAAGCTGATTGATTTTAAAAAGCAAGAGTTGGGGGTTGACTTAAATGTGAATGCTTTGTTTGATGTGCAAGTTAAACGGATTCACGAATATAAGCGCCAATTATTAAATGTTTTACACGTTATCCATCTTTATGAGCGTATCAAGCGTGGTGATACTGCAAACTGGACCGATCGTTGTGTATTGATTGGCGGTAAAGCGGCTCCCGGTTATTACATGGCAAAAAAAATTATCAAACTGATTAATAATGTTGCCCATGTTATTAATAACGATGCTGATGTAGGTGACAAATTAAAACTTGTTTTCCTGCCCAATTATCGAGTCTCTGCAATGGAAAAAATTTGCCCTGGCGCCGATCTTTCCGAGCAAATATCAACTGCCGGAAAAGAAGCTTCCGGCACGGGTAATATGAAATTCATGATGAACGGCGCATTGACCATTGGTACGCTGGATGGAGCCAATATCGAGATTCGTGAAGAAGTCGGTGATGATAATTTTTTCCTGTTTGGCTTAACTGAAGACCAGGTTGAAAATTTGCGAGGCCACTACAATCCCGTTGCAATCATTAATCAAGATAACGACCTAAAAAGGGTAATGGATATGCTTGAAACCGGACATTTTAACCAAGCGGAACCAGGTATTTTTGAAGGTATTATTGACTCAATGAAAAGCCCGCATGACCCTTGGGTAACTATTGCTGATTTCCGTAGCTTTGTTGACGCACAAAAACGTGTAGAAGCGGCTTTTCAGGATAAAGATCGCTGGACAAAAATGAGTATTATAAATTGTGCCAACAGTGGTAAATTCTCTACTGACAGAACGATTTCTGAATATAATAATGAGTTATGGAAACTCACTCCTATTCATGTTCCTAAATAGCTTTTCACTACTATTTCTCCATAAATCTAATATGGAAACAATACAACCAGCTTATTGTTTCTACCAAGCTAAATTGTAGTAAAAACTCTAACTGTCGTGATTGATACGTCAAGTCATTGTAATAAACTTGTTCCAATTCACTTACAGGATTGGAACAAGTTTAAACTGACTGAAGATATGATAAGTCAAGAGTAGTGACCGATGACAATTTAGTTTGTCGGAAAATATATTTGTAATTTGATTCAAAACTACCTAATCAATATTAGAGCTGAATTACAACTAATTTTTAAAGTCATCAAATTAAGTCTATACGGCTAAATCCAATCTCCTCACCAAGTCTCATAACTTCTTGTTATAAAGATAAATCAACAATTAAATATTGATAACACTTCTAAAATGTATAGTTTCGCCGGACATAGCTTTCGGAATTTTTGGCAAAAAAAAACCCAAGAGATTATCTTGGGTTTTTAATTTAAGCGCTTGGCAA
Above is a window of Methylobacter sp. S3L5C DNA encoding:
- a CDS encoding glycogen/starch/alpha-glucan phosphorylase, which codes for MPHRRFKKSQPVFSITTLPDLGNDKNEIISDFKRYYGHRLGRDEDCRSIHYVYEALSMVISDRLTERWKKTYNSYKKEDCKKAYYLSMEFLMGRTLSNAMLNLGITDNVSQAMYDLGLDIEELIDAEPDAGLGNGGLGRLAACFIDSCATLQLPVTGYGLRYEYGMFSQTIVNGEQVEEPDHWLRNGNVWEIERLEYKQRIKFGGRTERHIDDKGKIRVSWVDTHDIIAVPFDTPIPGYQNGTVNTLRLWKATATEEFDLQEFNAGDYAESVAAQNTAENITMVLYPNDANENGKALRLRQQYLLASASLQDILELWSGRHHNDFSKFAEKNCFQLNDTHPSIAVAELMRLLIDNHGLAWNEAWAITRKTMAYTNHTLLPEALERWSVNLFKQLLPRLMEIIFEINAHFLVEVSARWPGDKDRVTRMSLIEEGGDQHVRIAYLAIVGSYSVNGVAELHSKLLQQGLFHDFYELWPEKFNNKTNGVTPRRWLASCNPELAELITETISDAWLTDLSLLKKLELYINDQAFCKRWHEVQQAAKQKLIDFKKQELGVDLNVNALFDVQVKRIHEYKRQLLNVLHVIHLYERIKRGDTANWTDRCVLIGGKAAPGYYMAKKIIKLINNVAHVINNDADVGDKLKLVFLPNYRVSAMEKICPGADLSEQISTAGKEASGTGNMKFMMNGALTIGTLDGANIEIREEVGDDNFFLFGLTEDQVENLRGHYNPVAIINQDNDLKRVMDMLETGHFNQAEPGIFEGIIDSMKSPHDPWVTIADFRSFVDAQKRVEAAFQDKDRWTKMSIINCANSGKFSTDRTISEYNNELWKLTPIHVPK